TAGTCGATAATTCAGAACATTAAACCTCTATAACTCTCCAAATAGTATATAATAGTGTCACATAAAATACAATAGAACAAGACAGAGcgagtaaaatttaaaatttaccaGAGTGTAAAAGGTGCGAAGATCGTCCCCTCCGATATAAACCTTAGGTTGCATAACAACTTGTGAAGGTTTCAACACACATGCATTGTTCACTTCTCTATTATTATAAACAACTCTAAGATCAACAGACCTAGTGAATGGATCTAAAACTTCACCTATCACACGACCAACTATCAATGGATCAACTCTAGGCATGATAATATaaagtttatatataatatatataatatgacaatATGCTAggatattttagttttttcttctttcgaTTGTTATTGCAATGataaaaatttttatcaaaGGGTATGGCTATTTATATGAGTAGTAAACTTactatgttgatattttattggtgtCAAAGAATCTATAACCTTTCTATGGTATTCTTTTACTATGAAACTATATTATTCTTAGGTGATGTTGATCTTTGTAAGATGTATAAAACCAACTCAAGAAGCCATGCGCCCTAAGTAGAGGTGTCACATGTGCGGATTAAATCAACATTCAGGCCAAGAACGGAAATAAACGATTATGATTCAGTTCGCCAAAACTAGCTTGAGTTAAAAAGTGTACATTAAAATTTTCGTCGATTATTCCTTTTTCTAGATAAATGTTTGGTAAATTACACTCTTTTAGAAAAATCTTAGGTAAAAATTATACCAAAGTCTAGATAATCAATCGAATActcaaattaatatatgttgACTATGCTACACAAAATTCCTAATTTCCGCCAATAATCATAATTACTCCTATTGACTGTTTCAACttatgtgaaatatttttttatgtactgaaaaaatgacatttttatctCTTGAAAttcttcttttaatatttatattttactcaTCAACTCGACTAAACTACAAGATATGTGAAACTCACACATCACCACTTATTTAGAAGAATAGTTTTAGTACTTTATGTATATTTGatttatatgttaaattttttttttaaacttcgtATCAAatgaaaagtatatatataaaaaaagaggtGGGATTGGGGGTGGGGGTCACTTACAAGAATCCAGCAGATGGATACAAATGCTAGCTGTAGATGCAAAGGGTGCTATTTTAGATAGCAAACACACTATATTTAGTCATCTTTTAGAAACAAATAGGATAGGGTGGAGATTTGATCAAATATATTGTGGTCGTTCTAATTTAcgtgatataatttaatttaatttttaaaatttgattttactttaatttttttttagatattcataaataaacaatcaaagGTAGCTTCAGCAAACAAGCAAGCATTTCAACTTGAGATTTCATATCTAGATATCTCAATTTACGACTAAACACTTTAACGCGTTCGTGCACTGTTACATAGACATCCCATGCTGATCTGACACATAATTTAGTTGGAGTATTCAACTGATAAAATAGAGACAAATTGATTAATGTTTATTCATGCATACTCAAAAGTCAAAATTATAGTATTTACTCGATCTCTACCTGGAACTAATgaagtttgattattttttttctgatGTTACGGATGTTATTCAAACATTATAAGAGAATTAAAGTGCTATAAGTCACAACTTCTGATGTCTTTatgatatacatttttttttcattgactCATTCTATCGCAAAAATTCATCgctaattctattttttaataataatgaattaacaataaattattaaacgACAAATTAAAAACGAATTGACCatttaattaactatttttCCCATGTAGTTATTAGTCATGACTTCGTAAAGAACCAACtcctatttaattaaaaatcataatttaattaccaaaatattatgttaattacTATAGATTATTTAGTGGTATATGAATGTCAAGTTTTAtctctattttaattatttattctttcgTTATTTTTGAGTCATGACTTTATAAAAAACGTAAATATACTCTTACAAATGATTGTGCTTTTTAAATAATCTTTATGCTGTCAATGTATACGATGTAAGATACCCTTTTAGTTTATTATGGCTAAGAAATCATGTCTAGTCAATTCAGATAAAATATTCTTGGATAAAAAATTCGAACATGAACGTGAAGAAAGTGATTTAATAACACAACATTCTAATTCATATCTCATCTTTATTAAAGGTATTGGAAAAAGGTGGGggcaaaaagaaagaaagatactatttccgttttaatttatttgtgttaTTTTAACGTGACACAGCatataagaaagtaaaaaaaagaaattatattatgtaattactaaaaatatgttaaatgtattaaaatattttttaattttataaaaaattgaaatcaaagagttattaaatacaaaaaatatatttattttaaaataaatttaaaaaaaaattgacaaacaaattaaaacgaaaCGAGTATTCTGTATAGATTCTTTTCACTTTTACATCCTCCAATGTTATAAGACTAAATGTATGATTCTCCCAACCAAAATGAACCTCACAACTTTGTCCAATCATGTATATCCTTAAAGCTTCTTAGACAACACCTCAACATTCCAAAAATATTATAGTATTaccaaatttattattattattattattattattattataatatatttaatataatttcataaatatagtAAGGATAAAATAGTGTGTACgtaaatttaacttttattttattgagtaGAGAGACTTTTTCTAATAGATCCTCAATTTAGATAACACATACTAAAAAACAACGGAGAAGGTACGTAATAGGGGTGGTAAttgaagtaagaaaaaaaaacgatGATACTTGAATCAAAGAATGAGATAATAGgagaataataatagtatatattaatAGCTATTATGATAAGAAAACTAGACAATACTCAACTACCTGCTAATCTTCttctatatatattcatttgaCCTCCATATTTTGTCCTCGGTAAGCTTGAGGTTGTGTTATATCTTATCTAAATCACTTCTAATACTTTTTTCGGTTTACCTCTATCTCTCTTTATACACACACCCATAGACAATCTCTTACACATCCTCGTTGGTGCATCTGTGCATATCCtctttgttgaagaagaaggaaactgACGATTGAAACATGTCAAAGGGACGGGTGCAACACAGTTGACTGATCTAACCGCAGCAAGTGTTGATGAGGAAGGAAGCTAATGATTGGAACATGTCAAAGGAACAGGTCCAACGAAGCTGACCGACGAAATTACATTAATGCTGTAGAATTAGAGTCGCATAAGGATTAGACTAATTATATTTCGTCtagaattatattatgattataattatatacGACTAGTATTAGATTACTATTAGAATATTATTATAGTAGTAATAAGTATTGTAGTATCTAAGTATAGTTAACTTAAGACTCTATAATTCTATCCTATATAAGGAGTTTGTAACTcagcattattattattatcaatttatCAATATTGATCAACCTATCAATACAttaatactatcaatacatcaATAAATCCTTGATTTCTTTCTCTACGTGAGATTTCTacatgaatttcttcattctttaCATGTCCAAACCATCTTAGCTTTGCTTCTCTCATTTTGCCCACCGCGAAAGGCTACTTTCACCTTATTCCGAATATCTTTCTTCAATCGTGAGTAATTCATGGGTTGTTATCCTTTAAGATAGACGTGTATTCAAAAGTGAAATGTCTCTTATTTAATCTTGTTAGACATTTATGTACCAATTTACAAATATAGAACTAATACTTCTAGAGAACCTAATTCTTCAAGTAGTAACATGATAGGTGAGAGTTCATATAACTGATCTTATATATGTTAATTcgaatatctttaaaaaaatcatgttagaAATTAGTATTTTagtagaaatataaaaaaattataatgctATGTAAgtatataacttaaatcttCAAACTTGATTCATATAGTCTAAAAAAATAGCATTGTTAGTAAGAATTCACATAATTGacacaaatttatttgaaatttaagcATAGTGATCGTTCGTTGCTACAGTATGAAATTTTGGCTCCGTCTCCGATAAAAGTTTGTTCTACGATATTTTTCAAGATTGAGCCCTTTTCAATTCTTGAATTACTATTAGGGACCAAACAAGGGCATTGTGGTTGGATGAATAGGGATCATCCATCCATCATGATACAAATGTAGATTATTCAGGATCCCAATATGAATATCGAAATATTGGAGGAGAGACAAGAAGAAAAGAATTGCTATTGGTGGACAAGGCATCATAATTCATAGCCATGTAACGACTAAAAGataaatgaaagaatgaaattgcATTCAGAATCACTAAAGCTTTTGTGTTATTTATATAAGGTATTAGTTATAAATATTCGTATTTATTATTACGGTTAAAATATATCATTACcgctattttttttatttgttatagtgACTTcacttaattaaaaatagttaaaattgaaattaacaGGTGAAGAAGAGATGCATGacattttacaaaaatatatacaatttttcaacACATGTACACCTATAAAGGGGAGAATTGACTGCCCAATTTAGAAGGCATAAGGAATCCAATTCACCTAGGATCTTTTCATATTAGAGAAATCTAGTCCATATATATAGAGTATTCGGATATTTTCGTGGGATTGTTCAAAAAGACGTATACTGTAAGACGTTGTTCGTTTGTATATGCTTCAATTATTCCTTAGATAACTATCCAGATGGGAGCAAGAGAGTCATCCttcgataaaaaaaattacattgtataGGTGCTAGCTCACCTGCTTACACGTAGATTCTATAACTTCTATCAGTAAAGATTTGAGTGTTAGTGCTATAGATTCAACTAAACAGAATATTTTTGACACgttatattatgtatgtggCGTAAGATATTCACATGAACGATATTCATGGTTAACTCACAAAAATTGTACAAGTGGTGAAATACGAGATTCTTTTCGTTTTGATGGTGGTGATAAGAAcctaaattctaaaaaaaaaaactactctAATTATCTCATGTAAAAGCTTTAAGTTGTAGTAAGTAGCACGTGtataaaatatctttcaatatCACTCTAAGTATGGGCCCTTTTTCCTAGTTCATTTCAAGAAGTtcacatttacaaaaataaccACAAGTAGTAAAACGTTGCATGATAGTGGGTAGTGGCTATTTATGCAAATGTAATAAATCTTCCAATCAACAAAGTTGACATTTGCAAAAATAGCCACTAGTAgtaaaatattgcataatttcattttcctcattaTACAAAGTAACATGGTTTATTCCAAAGTCAAAAAATCTAATCAAATTACAACAACAAACCAAATTAAATCaatgaataacaaaataaaaatagaaccTCACATTTGCAGAAATAGCCACTTTTACTcattatacaaattacatatatattaataaaatcaacCTTTCCAAAGTCAAAATCCAATCAAATTACACAACAATATATcaataaattaacaaataaaaataaactttccCATTTGCAAAAAAATAGCCACTTTTACTCATCATACAAATTacacatatatattaataaaatcaacCTTTCCAAAGTCAAACTACACAACAATATATcaataaattaacaaataaaaataaacttccCCATTTGCAAAAAAATAGCCACTTTTACTCATCATACAAATTacacatatatattaataaaatcaacCTTCCAAAGTCAAAATCCAATCAAATTACACaacaataaatcaataaattaacaaataaatataaaatttcacatttgcaaaaaattaaaaaaatagccacttttttgttttctagttAAACTTGAAATGGCCATGGCCAATTCTTCACATCTTGTTCATCTTGAACTTTACCTCTATTCTTCATTGCAATATTCCCATTATTTCCttcaatataatcataatatttcaagaaaaatgcTAATGTAATAGAAATCCATTCAAGACAAAAGATTAAAGCACATAATCCACCAGCTAATCTCAAAATCATAACACCATCCTCTTCTCTGACATAGGAATTCAATTTTCCAAGAAAATCCCCTGTTTTCGTGAATATAAGCACGAAAACAGAGCCTTGGAAAATTGCTATGAGTACGGAGCACACCATGTGTGCTCCGTACCCTCTAGTGTCAGCACTCTGCGCTGACACTGTGGCGCAGCCAAAAACTGCGCCACCTATGGTAAGGATGTGAAGGAGGATGAATAAGAATCCGTAAAGAGACGGAATCAATCGGAGGGATAGAGTTAAGAAAATGCAGCTAGAGGATGCACCAAGAAGAATGTAGTTACAAAAAAGGAAGATTTTGTGGGTTTTGTGGTGATGGGGTTCACTTGAATCTGAATAATAATTGTTGAATCccatttttgatgattttttgtgGGAtaattttgtgtgtgtatatatatatataggtggGTGGTGGGGGTGTAAACGGtcatattatttgaaatttgaggTTTATTATAATGTTAGAAGACCGTTTGGGAAATGAAAAgtgaaaatatacaaaatatttggtGTAACGGTTACTTAAGGAGTCATATGTATTACGGTGTTTGTCTCGATTTGCGTGTATCTCGATTATTTATGTGGAATATTTGTTACCTCTTGCAAAGTATGTGTGGATCGGGTAGCTGTATCTATCGAAACTCTGAACATAAGAGAAAAAAGGATTTCGGATATAGTAATATGTAGTTGTCTCTGTTGAAATTTTTGGAATCAAGACTCGTTTACTGAAAAATGTATAGAcaagtcattttattttaatttgatatatgtaTAATGCATAAACATGTCTTTTAATATGGCCTCAACCGATATTTATGGATGTGTACAagtagataaataaaattaaacaggTAGTAGATACACAAGTTTTATGTGGTATAATACACGTAGGTCACCATGTAGGACCGCAAATTGTCATATATTGTGCACGTAAATCGTGTGTATCTACTTATTGAATTAAatacaagtttaagtatctatttgtgtgaaaataaaattgaatggCATAGATATCAAAAAGGACATTTATATGCTTAGCAAAAGTGGAACACAATTATTGCAAAGAATATAGTGTGCATGAGGTTATATTTACCTACCAAAAGCTATTCTCAAACATTTTCATCAATTTGATCTTAAACATTTCTCATCATTCAATTTCATAGTTTACTAAAGTTGATTTCACAAATAAACAGTTGCGTATttgaatacaaatattgatattataataaaatcaagaatCCCCAATTAGAACTCTGAATATAGAAACCACCCTGATAGGTAATGCTTCCTTTCTAAAAGGGCTTACATGATATACAAATAGATTTAGTCGATATCTAAATACATGTATCGAACAATCGAtgggaattaaaaaaataaaatagataagcACTTGTGTTAGTAAGAAAGTGTTTATGAACACTTTTTTCtgataaaataactaatatgCCCACAAAATATCTGTGCAATGTTCCCATTTAACACCTTTTTCTCTATATAGTCAAAATTTATGAACAAAAACTGGAAAATTTTATCAAGCCATTTTGCGTTGAACATGTCGATGGATATGTGCCAGAAACTCGACATACGAAAGTCCAATGGATGTCTTGTCTTCAACCATGTTGGAGAAAAACAACATACCTGAGTACAGAATATACAAACATGTAAGAAAACAGTAAGAGAATACCAAAGAAGAACAATCGACAGAGTTACTCAAACACATCTTTGTGTTTTAATCTGTATAACTTTTGGTATAGATGATCATCTTGAAGTTGGTTGTTCAAAAGAATAACGTCAAGTTGATGCTCGGGCAAACGGATATGTTATATAAAATCAACGATTGATATGAATGTAGCAAAGGAAATGATCACCTCAGCTTTATGAGGGTAAAAGATATCCTTCCTTAGGTATCGTGATGATAAAAAAGTGAGTTACTGCAGATGGCTGAGTTTGTTTTATGTTATTGTATGATCGAGTATGAAGTATTATGCATCCAAGAATAGGAGAGtgcaaaaaatattgatataaaagcATCGATATCTATGTAGATCATCCACATAATACGGTAGTTCAACCCATATTCCACTTTAGAAgtgtttctttttgtttgttctcttttttacgttttttttttttgtgacgGGAGAAGGTATAAAGATGGGTTGATGTACAAACCTGATGAATCTCCCTTTTTGCATAGTTTTAAGCTGCCAAgatcaaaataaaaacatatattagaAATACGACATACAAAGTGAACATATTAATCAAATGAATGTCCATTTTGATTTACAAGTAACCAAATTTAAACGACAAACTATCTCCTAAAACCTATCCGACAAAAGGACTTCCAAGATGGACCTGgcgacatttttgaagagtccgagcaacataaaAGTTAAGACAACAGAAGTGAAAAGAAGGGCAGCAAAAAAGAAACATCATACCTGAGATAGTTACATCTTTGGCGTCTAATTTCATTAATGATATTGTTGAGCTTCTTAGAGAATGGATTGTCATGCTGCTGCAGAACAAACTACAGAAAAAACAGAGGCATTATGTCAAATTtgccacaattttttttaacatctaAGTAGGGAAGGTCCAAATCACCTGTGCAGGAACTTGTTCAACAGATGAAATGCCAAGCAGTTGATGCATAACACCAGGATCTGCAGAGTTACCAACATAAATTAAACAGTCCTCGCCATTCTCGAGAAGATAGATACCGTTGTCATTGATATATTCACTGGAAAGTGGAATAGGAGGAGGAATAAGAGATTCATCATTCTCCTGTAAGTTCAGAGACAAAAAGTGaaaggtaagaaataaaaatggaaaataaatataaaattggaTCAAGAATGAATTAACAGTGAAAACTTGTCAGTGAATAACCCCTACCTTTGTATTGAGTTCATGAATGGCTATCAATCTAGGGTGCACCCAAGAGATAGCCAATGAAATGGACAGTGGGGAAACATAATTAATCCAGAAGGACCTAGTATCAATCGGTCCATCAGTTCGCAATCCCGTGCTTTTAATCAGAGCTGAAATCATCAGGAGGACTTGAGTGAGTAGATCAATTTAACATTATCTTTTGCACAACATGCACTTCTTTCAAGAACAAGGTTTTACAGCAGCAAAAAGGAACTAAACTCGGCATTGCGAGAtgcaacaaaacaaaacaaaaaactcATTCAACACGACTGTGTAGTTAAGCACACATCCAACTATCCGTTAGATAACAAAAACAGGGTGATCAGACTTTCTTGAGACTACTTTCTTCACTATGTTGAACCACAAGTGAATCGTCAGTCGCTGCCATAGCCGTTAGCTACAACTATATATAAAGGACTGACACAAAGATGACTAATTGGTCCTCCAACTGGAATAGAAGTAAAATGTGGAACATGGACATTTTAATTAAGATATCAGAAATAAAAGCAGCAAATTCCAGAAAAGagtaaaattgaataataaactCTGTGGATAGATTGGCTCCATCAAATAATTGGGAAATGAAAGGCTTGGGTAAAAGCAGTGCAACACATACCCAGTGTGTAAAGAGGAAGAAGCTTAAGTGCATCAGCAAGAATAAGATGTCCAGAGGATGAGACAGTAGCACAAAATTTACGATAAGAGTATATAATGTTAATGCAATGGTTTGTCACATGCTCTCGGATATGTGGGAGAGGTGCTGTTGGAACTTCACTGGCCGCTGCATGGAAAATAAAAGCTCTGTATGATTAGAATTAAACATAAAAGAAGCagagaacaaagaaaaataaacattagaTAATAGTGAGTGGTTAACTTTAATGCACAAAAGTTGGGTACAGGGAGGAAGATGTGCTGCTCATGCTGGAATAAAATAACTGGAATCCTTCTACATAAAGATTTAATATAGTCACTAATTTCCCAAAGAAAATACTTGATCTAACATGCTACCACATTCTCATGGTATGCTCCATCGAACTAGATTACCGAACAACAATTTCACAGTATGTACAGATTGGTTAATTTTATCAATCACATTACCAAGTACCAAAAAAAATCAagccaaaagaagaagaagcaagaagCAATGGTCAGAGTGAAAACCCAGAAAACATCAATTCCTGCTAATCCAGACAATATCAACATctcttcttttactttttccTGCACTTTAGTTGTCTCGGAATGTTCTTCAGTATGGATTCCCAGAAAAAAAGCACCCCAGCTAATAGGTTCGATGCATCCATCTACTCAATATTCATAGCATAACCATCTAAGAAGCACAGAATCAATAGAAGAATGGATGAACTATAGCAGTAATCATAACTTGCAATTCACACCTAAggacaaaaatatgatttagttgATTGGCTGCAGTTTGCTTTAGTTCCATGGATAATTTAAGGATTTGCTGATGTGCATTTGAGAAAGGTGAATGCACAGATACAGCCATCCTTTGGTAGTAAATAAAGCCATAAATATTGGAAAAACTTTCACAGCAAAGTCAATCTTGCAGTAAGTAGGAAAAAGGTGGAGGCTTGCCCCCTCGCACGAACATAAACAAGGACCATTAATGTTTAGGTAACCAGCTTATTTACACAAAAGTGAAAAGTTAGGTGCATAATAAATTGTACTTGAGAGACATGTCTACTTCATGATATAGTATCACAACCTTGCTTTAAGATGCATGCAAATTGGGTATCCAAGTCAGCTGATCGAAACAAATCACTAAGCATAGTGGTGCAAGGCAGAGAGAGAGTTGAAATCCTGATTCTTCTTTGGCCATAGATGGTGGTGTAAAGAAGAGCACACTGGAGACATGGAAAAAGCTATTGTAAATGACCACCAAACTGCAGCTGGGAAGGGAAGAAAGGTTGGGGCGATGAAAAGAACAGGAACAGTGCAAATATAAGATAGACCAGACACCCattgtaaagaaaaatgaaacgaGGATCTGACTCGACCGCGAAGCTGCTCAAGAGGTGAGTAATGTCCAAAGCCATATGAAGAGACTACAGACCATTCGCTCAACCATTTTGAGACACTCTtaacatatacaattgaagacGGACCACCAATATGTAACCTGACAAGAGCATTCTGAACCATCCTGCAATTTGTCTTCATGCTTCAATGTTACCATTATTGTTTTGTCACAGTCAATCTGCACCATAGAAAGGTATGTTATGTATGAACACATTATATTCAGAAATCTAAGTCAGACAAGCATGTAACAGCAATTGAGGGAAGGAACATACATACCCCATCTGCACACCATAAAGAAAAGGCAAACTGCATACAACTATACTATTAAAATAAGCAGCAGAGAACAGGAGGTTTTCCAGTATTGCGGCATTGGAAGTGAAGAGTCCGCAACTTAGATTCTACTTCAttttataaatcatatcattGAAATTAGGATATGAATAAAGCGAAAGAATATAGAGATTTTTATAAAGCCAGCCCCCACGGATGTGAAattaatatcaaatcaataaatgATTGATTGAGTTATTAACATGTAGAACATGGATGAGGTCTGTCCTTAATGAATTAGAACCTAATTATAAACAAGCCCGTAAGAAAGTTAGAGGTTTGTTTTTGGGTGATAAGATGAGTGAAAAGACAGGATAGTGTTATGAGCATATAGAACAGATTAAAAATGTAACAAGAGAAAAATTGGCAAATGACTTTGGAAATTATTTCTTGTTCAAAATTTCGATACAATGCAATTTTATAACCTATTATAGCCAACCCATTTACTCATTTTGCGACCTTTAATGCTCAAGAATATAGGATACATTGGTGTTGACTTGAATTCATAAAAGTTGTAAGCACTATGAGAATTATCTCCCAATATCTGCAAACAGTTTTCAGTATGGAATGACACAGAAAGGAGTGTTAAGGTCTTCACTTAGATACGACTCAAGAAAATAGGCCAGAAAATCAGATAAACTCAAATAGCTTATGCAAGTCTTA
This DNA window, taken from Solanum lycopersicum chromosome 5, SLM_r2.1, encodes the following:
- the LOC101262312 gene encoding uncharacterized protein, translated to MGFNNYYSDSSEPHHHKTHKIFLFCNYILLGASSSCIFLTLSLRLIPSLYGFLFILLHILTIGGAVFGCATVSAQSADTRGYGAHMVCSVLIAIFQGSVFVLIFTKTGDFLGKLNSYVREEDGVMILRLAGGLCALIFCLEWISITLAFFLKYYDYIEGNNGNIAMKNRGKVQDEQDVKNWPWPFQV